The Sorangiineae bacterium MSr11954 DNA segment AAGCTCCTCACGGTGCCCGAAGCGCGAAGGTACATGCTGGCGCTCATCAACCGCGACCGCGCTACGCAGAAGCTCCCGCCCGTCGAGCTCGATGAGGGCGCCGCCCAAACGGCGGGGCAGCGGCACGCCGAGGACATGGCCAAGCATGGCTTTCTCGGCCATTGGGGCACCGATGGGTCGGTGCCGGAGCAGCGCTACACGGAGGCGGGCGGCGCGGACTTCGTGCAGGAGAACGCGCTCTGCTTCACCGATCAAAAAGGACGCACGCTCGATGCGCGCCCGCTCATCGACTCCGAGGCGCTCGACAAGAGCGAGGCCATGTTCTTCAACGAGGTGCCGCCCAACGATGGCCACCGCAAGAACATCCTGAAGCCGTACCACAAGAAGGTCGGCATCGGCGTCGCGCAGCCGCGCGGCACGGACGTGGAGCTCCCCGTCCCCTGTTTTGCGCAGGAGTTCATCGACTCCTACGGCCAATACGCGCCCTTGCCCAAGAAGGCCAAGCTGGGCGGGACCGTTCGCATCGAGGGGACCATGCACGCCCCCGCCACCTTCGGCGGCATCGGGGTAGCCCGCGCGGCCACCCCGCGCCCCATTCCCGTGGCGGAGCTCAACACGCGCCGGAGCTACCCGGTTCCCAACCCGTACCAGATGTATTGGCCCCCCGGCTTCCGCACGCCCATTCCCATTCAGGTGAATGGCAAGAACTTCGCGCTCGACCTGCCGCTCTCGGACGGCGGCAAGGCGGGCATGTACGAGGTCAGCATCTGGGCGCGCGTGCCGGGGTCTCCGGATTTCGTGATGGTCAGCTTGCGCACGTTGCGCGTGGAGTAGCGCGCATCACTCCCACTTGGACTTCATCTGCGGCGGCGTGTAGTTCGCGATTTGCGTGACCAGCTTGTCGGCGTCGGAGTCGACCAGGACCATGTGCCGGTGCTCCTCCTTGAGGAACCCTTCGCTGGCCATGCGATCGATGGCCGCCATCAGCGCATCGTAGTAGCCGGCCACGTTGAGCCAAGCGCACGCCTTCTTGTGGAAGCCGAGGACGCCCCATGTCCACACCTCGAAGGCCTCCTCCAAGGTGCCGGTGCCGCCCGGGAGCGACACGAAGCCGTTCGAGAGCTCGGCCATCAACGCTTTGCGCTCGTGCATCGACTCGACCACGCGCAGATCGGTCAGGCCCTTGTGCGCGATCTCACGATCCACCAGCGCGCGCGGGATCACGCCGATGACCTCCCCGCCGGCGGCGAGCGCCGCGTCGGCGACCGCGCCCATCATGCCCACGCTCGCACCACCGTAAACGAGGCCGATCCCGCGCGTGGCCAGCAAATGACCGAACGCGCGCGCGGCCTCCATGTAGTCCGGGCGCTTGCCCGCACTCGACCCACAGAAGACACATATTCTCATCGTTCGTTCACCATAGTCGATCAGCGTCCGGGTGCCACTCGGCCCGGGGCGCCGAGCTCGCGCGCGCGGGCGATGGCGCGCGCACCCTCGTTGCGCCATGACGTCTTTTCGTCAGCCGACGCGAGGAAGCTCGGTCCGAAGGCGGAGAGGAACTCGCCGTAACGAAGCCACATTTCCGGATCGGTGGGGCGCTCGCGGGTGCCGCGTTCGAGGTAGTGGCGCGCCATGTGCGCGTCGCGCTCGGTGGTGCCCGGGTGATGGAACAGGATGAACGAAGGTCCGTAACGATAGACGGGCGCGTGATCGGGCTCGAGGGCCAAAATGGAGTCGAGGTAGCGCGTCAGATGCACGAAGGGGCGCCGTTCGGCCAGGTGCGTTCCGTACTCCACCGTGACCTTCGACCAGAGGATGTCCGCGGCCGCGGCCCGGTAGCCAAGGGTGGCTGCGCGCAGAACGCCGGGGGAGGGGAGCGCATAACGATCCTCGCGTTCGCCGATGGCGTGCACCGTGCGCGCGAGCCGGGGCTGCACCGCGAAGATGCCTGCCACCAGCGCCGCCACCCACGACGCGGCGAGGAGGCGCTTCACTCCAGTTCCGATTGCACGAACATGCCCGGCTCGATTTTCACGCCGATGACCTGGCCGCCTTGGCCGCCGCTGCTCTCGGTCACCCCGCGGATCTCGAAGGTGCTGGTGACGGTGTCGCCGTCGAAGTCGGCGTGGGCATGGGCGACGAAGCGGCTCTCGCTCGGGCCCGGCTCGGAGTCGAAGCCAAAGGAGAACGCGTGCGCCACGCCCTCGTCGACGGCGCGAAAGCCGAGGGCCTTCCAGGTTGGCGTGTCCCACGCGCCCACCGGATCGGGCTCGCGTTTCCCGCGCGGTACGGTGGGCGGGGTGAGGGGCGCGCTCGGCGGAAAGGCGTCGGGGATGGCGCGGTCGCGCGCATACTGCGATGCCCCGTTGGCGATGGCGGCCAGGCCGTCGATGGGCTCGGCGAAGCGCGATGCGTGAAGCTCCTTCACGAAGGCGGGGATGGCGACCGCAAACAACGAACCGAAGATGGCGATGCCCACCGCCACCTCCACGGGCGACACGCCACGCTCGGAGGTGCGCCGCGTGCACCGCGTCCGCCGCGTGAGGATGCGTGCGCGGTCGGGGCTCGTCTCGCTTCTCGTCACCACCACTACTCCTCTGGGTTTTGGCGCTCCATGACGGGCGACACCTTGGCATGCAGCGTCTCGTCGGGCGCTACCGTGATCGAGTACCGGGACATGATCCCGTCGCCGTCGAGATCCCCTTGCGCGATGGCGGTGGCCTTCGCCTGGGGGCCGCTCCCTTGCGATTCGAAGGAGTACGCATAAAACTGCGCCTGCGGCAATGAAAAATGCAGCTCCGCCCATGGCGAGGCGGACCAATCGGCGAGCGCGCTCTGGTAGCGCCGGCCCCGGACATCGGTCAGATTCGGCGGCACGCTGGCGCGCGAGCTCGGCGGGAAATGCCGCATGGCCTTGGCGGATTCGGGCTGCGTCCCCGCCGGCTGGTTCGCGTCCGACGTGTCGTAGTAGTTGGCCGCGGCGGCGGCCATGGCGTTGAGCGAGCCGACGGCCTCCGCCGTTTTGGCGTGGCGGAGGTAGCGGGCCACGAAGTACATGGCGATGGCCACGATGATGCTCGTGAGGGCGAGCGCGTTCACGACCTCGATGAGGGTAAACCCACGTTTCGTCGCCACCGCCC contains these protein-coding regions:
- a CDS encoding type II secretion system GspH family protein; the protein is MATKRGFTLIEVVNALALTSIIVAIAMYFVARYLRHAKTAEAVGSLNAMAAAAANYYDTSDANQPAGTQPESAKAMRHFPPSSRASVPPNLTDVRGRRYQSALADWSASPWAELHFSLPQAQFYAYSFESQGSGPQAKATAIAQGDLDGDGIMSRYSITVAPDETLHAKVSPVMERQNPEE
- a CDS encoding TIGR00730 family Rossman fold protein gives rise to the protein MRICVFCGSSAGKRPDYMEAARAFGHLLATRGIGLVYGGASVGMMGAVADAALAAGGEVIGVIPRALVDREIAHKGLTDLRVVESMHERKALMAELSNGFVSLPGGTGTLEEAFEVWTWGVLGFHKKACAWLNVAGYYDALMAAIDRMASEGFLKEEHRHMVLVDSDADKLVTQIANYTPPQMKSKWE
- a CDS encoding CAP domain-containing protein, whose translation is MRMLGKVNLLGPTWLLPSFFVLACTGSGPATASRTGAPATVATVAHAPDGAKAPVTFGAAFTESSLAAGGKPAAKKLLTVPEARRYMLALINRDRATQKLPPVELDEGAAQTAGQRHAEDMAKHGFLGHWGTDGSVPEQRYTEAGGADFVQENALCFTDQKGRTLDARPLIDSEALDKSEAMFFNEVPPNDGHRKNILKPYHKKVGIGVAQPRGTDVELPVPCFAQEFIDSYGQYAPLPKKAKLGGTVRIEGTMHAPATFGGIGVARAATPRPIPVAELNTRRSYPVPNPYQMYWPPGFRTPIPIQVNGKNFALDLPLSDGGKAGMYEVSIWARVPGSPDFVMVSLRTLRVE